In the Augochlora pura isolate Apur16 chromosome 7, APUR_v2.2.1, whole genome shotgun sequence genome, TCTGTACTGTccgcttctttttctcttttcggATAGTTTACGTAAAGTTGGATTTATTGGATGCGCGGTGGTATTGTGTGGACGTGGGGATGAAAAAGCGCACCGTGTACGGTCATGCACGTGTGGCTAGACTTGGCTACACTGGACTAAACTAGAGTACAGAACACAGTAGCTTTAGTGTGCTTGTAGAAACGCACAAATGGAGCAAACATGCCAGTTTCTATGACACGATCGTATTCTCGATTTATGTAAGTTTAGTTACGAATAGCAAACTATGTTTCTGTGTACATTGATTGgactttaataattgtatccTTGCATAAACGTAACCTAGATGTGTAAATGAATTCAATTCATTCCAAGTTctcgtttcaaaaattaacttaCAAGTCCAATAAACATGACCGAATCATGTTTTCCCTGAACAAGTagtttttcgaaataatttacagaTGACGTAGTCATCATAATTGATTTTAACTTTTATGTAATCTTTTTGTAGCTCAGTGAGACAGTTGATAAAGTTATGGCAGGAATCGTATGTTGCACACAAATGTTATCATAGTACACCAAACTATTATAAACAAAGGCGGACTAAGGAACAGatggtataattttaatacatttgtatgcttattatttatttgcccgtataataatgaattcaatatatcgaatttttagaaattgataCAAACGTATAAAGATGGAACTGTGGATGAAAATGTACATCAACCTTTGTTAAAGAAAACTGTTCCTATAGTAGAAGTATGGAAAAATATGACAGTAAGAGAACTGGCAAATTCTTCCAAACGTGACATTGAACAGATAATGAATGTTCTTAATATGATGAATGTTGGGACGTACAATAATCCTGATAGTGTTTTAGTAAACTTTAGTTTAATATGTGACGTTGTAAAGAAGATTGGTTgtaaaactaaaaatgttCCACCACCAAACATACAAGttgtagaagaaataaaatataaggaCATTGTTAAAAggtaatgtaatattaacactttcatgttattaaaattatttctttatcacATTACTAAATTTTGCATAGTCCTCCAGCTGATGAATCTGTATTGGTAAAACGACATCCTGTCGTAACAATCATGGGACATGTTGACCATGGTAAAACTACTTTATTAGATTCTTTGCGTAATACATCAGTTGTAGATAGAGAATTTGGTGGAATTACACAACATATAGGTGCTTTTGATGGTAAGTGTAAtataattgtgaaattaaagatatgggtattaaaaattaaatattacatattctaGTAACACTGAAATCTGGAGAACGAGTAACATTTTTAGATACTCCTGGTCATGCCGCTTTTACTGCTATGAGATACAGAGGTGCTCATGCAACAGATATTGTTGTATTAGTAGTAGCAGCTGATGATGGAGTGAAGGAACAAACATTGCAAAGTATAGAAATGGCAAAAGAAGCTAACGTTCCAATTATTGTAGCTATCAACAAAATTGATAAGCCTAACGCTGACATTGTAATTGCATTTGATATGTATATTAAAGATAAGAAATAagattcataaatattatattagccATTCTCGTTTCAGAAACGAACGCAACAGATGCTCCAAGAGCATGACATTGTAGTAGAAGATCTTGGTGGAGACGTgcaatgtattaatatatcggCTCTAAAGCGCATTAATTTACATCTTTTGGCAGAAGCTATAGTTTTACAAGCTGAATTAATGGATTTAAAGGGAGACCCTGCTGGGTTAGTAGAGGGCATTACTATTGAGTGTACTAATCACGCAGGTCGTGGAAAATTAGTAACAGCATTAATTACACGCGGAACTTTAAAGAAGGGTTCTTTGTTAGGTGAAAACAATTGTATTATCTTatataagatttatttttgtgatttgtcatctaaattttaattgattttatttgctttaacAGTATCAGGATTAGCGTGGGCTAAGGTAAGAGGCATGTTTAATGAACTTGGTCGTCCAGTTGTAGAAGCCAAACTTTCGGAAGCGgtacaaattattggttggAGAGAATTACCTCCAGTTGGAGCTGAAATATTAGAAGCGAgagatgaaaaattgttaaattccGCTTTAAGATATAGAGAATCTGTATACAACAAAACTGTTGCAATGCAGCATCAGGAAGCTGCTAACAAAAAATACGAAGAACATCTCTTGGTAATATAATcaaagtatacaatatattttacggGTCTATGcgtctatttaattattagatcAGTCATATTTCCCTGTTCTCTTGAAAACAAATAGTGTAGTGgactattctttttttataactgCAATACCTTCATATacaacaacaaatttttgaaaattcacaTAATATTGGATGCTTCAGGGTTTCCCGTTAGAAACTATGGTAGCTCAAGCTgcttaattaagaaatacatAAGTAGATAAACAATACTTTTGAAAACTAACAAAACTTTTCGAGATGCATTGTTTTTAAAGATTACTTATACTTAATTCACGATAACAGGAATATAAACGTCTATTGCATGAAAAGTTGGAGCTTGCAAAGTTACGTCCTAAATATAGAACAATGAGGACGTGTAAACCTTTGGTAAGCAAGGAGACGGAACagttagaatttaatttcatcataAAAGGTGACGTGGCTGGCAGTgttgaagcaattttaaatatttttgataccTACGCAGAAGATAATttgtgtaaattaaatattgttcattatGGCGTGGGGTCTGTTACCGAGTCCGATATAGAATTTGCAGAAACTTTCAAtggtaaaatactattttacaaaaatatagattatttCCGATGTTAGTACAATCAAATAGGTTTCACGTGCGAATACAGATATAGTATAGAAATTAACATAAACATGAAAATTTCtggttatttttttttatgttatttgtattatatttctggttattattatttatttctatttacgttaatttttataaatactagcagtaaagtaatattttgtattcgtataaattaatacaagaTCGATAATTAAGaagttaatttctttttttgaatGTACTACTTAATctgaaatattcttatatcGTACAATGCAATAAgttgttttatacaatttgtatattttcagcaattatttatcgtttcaaTGTGGGTGTATCTCGTACAATTGAAGAGCAAGCAGGAAAAATGGGTATACAAATTCGAAACTATAATGTGATATATAAGCTTGTGGATAAtgtgaaagaagaaattaataataaattacctgCAATCGacgttgaaaaaaaattaggTATCGATAGTGCATCTCTGtagacaaaataattaaatattatctctttgcaaaatattatttctaatttttcttttactgaATACAACAGGTGAAGCAAATGTACTGCAACAATTccaaattaatgataaaaggaaaaaagtaAATGTTGCTGGCTGTCGTTGTACAAAAGGCGTTCTCGAAAAATCTGCAATGTTCCATGTAATTAGGaatgatgaaattatttatacaggtaagtaaattatagtaacattCCAGTTATTTAACTATGAATTTTGATGCAATCAAACTGAAACTGAAGATCtaagattcaatttttaacatgattttttaaaattcagtttgaatttttctatatgaACAACTCGCatataaataacttaaaatacaaaatgtaaaatacaaagatttcttaattttggACTTATACCTAAGTTTGCAGGAATACggaatacaaattaattaaaattgaccgTTTGCGGACGAGAGACGATTCTCGGTCGCCACGACGTTTCGCGCGAAAGGACGTGTGGCGACAGTCGGTGTTTATGGtaagataatttctatataaatgatatttgtattatatacaaattaagataatttgcATATAAGACACACGATACATCTGCAAAAATCGCCTCGCCAAGCTACTTCGCCCAGCCGATAATGTcgtcgtccgcaaagggttaatatccaAATAGTGTACTACTAATTCAGTTAGGGAATTTATGCTGAAATTcttgtttttgttattttattttaaataagacAGTCTCTTTTGTTGTTTCAACTTTATTTTCCTCTCCTCTTGATTACTCAatgaacattaaaataatacttgtATAGTGTATGCGTATCAGTCAAGGATCAAATATGTGAATACTTTTCTCGCAGGAAAAATGGTGTCAATGAGACACTTGAAAGACGAGGTGtcgaaaatagaaagtaaCGTCGAATGCGGTGTTAGATTGGAAGATCCAACTATAATATTCCAACCTGGGGATACTCTAGTCTGTTTCGTACTGCAAAAAATGCCTCAAACGCTCAGCTGGGATCCCGGTTTCTAAGCTGATAGTTTTATACCCATTTGATTATACagacaatatttgttaaatataaaatagaaaaaaaattacgtCTATCTTTTCTTTATCCTTGGGAAATCTAAATCATTACTCGTATAAAATGCTCTTTTTTACAAACTGTAAGtacaaatttctttattattgcCATGTGATGCAACATGTCGTAGTTTCTTACAAGTTACCAACGGAATTCTGACACACGTTTGAAACGGAGTGGCTTGTCgtttttcgattaaataagCCAATAATAACTTTCTCTGTCTGTCTTCGATTTAGCTGTGAGgcggatatttttaaatcgaataagTCTACCCTGTCGCATCGTTTTTAATGATTCTCAATGGTCAAcgataatgttattaaaattatttatgctcGGAGGGTGTGTCATTGCATGTATTCATCAGTATCGTTAAGAGGCATAAGTTTCTCGAAGTCTACGTTGCAGATGATGATATGCTGTCATTACtccgcgtttttttttttgcaaacgACATGGCGCTGTTTCTTGATTAGGTATCGCGATTTTGGTATCCAAAGGTTCGACGAGTGTATTGTCATCCGGATGCACAAAGAAGGCAATGGAATGACGACCGCGTCCACAGTGTTCTGGCACAACGACGCGATGTCTCAATGCTGGAAGTTGATTGTTGGTCCAGTTTGCCAGTATGTCACCGGTATTGACTAAAATGGCGCCTGGAAGATGTCCAACGCGTGCCCAACGTTCCCCGTGTGGTGTTTGTATTTCCAAACCTCCCTCGCAGtcctgtaaataatttcaaaatattagtAGATATTCTGTTGGTTCACATTGAGAACATatcatgtaaaattaaattgaatttttaagtatatttgAATACATCTGatcttttaaatgtttaagttGATAACacattttacgatattttcaACAACTTGTGATTAATttgattgttattttaaatatttgttggaCACCAAATAATAATGATCCGATGACTCGATAAggatacataattaaattatttaaaaaaattatctatatACCTTAATTTGTTTCGAgatataacaaattcaatatttctagTTATTGTGTCTACATATAGAATAAGATACATGCAGGGAAACTAGGTTTACATGaagtttgaaaatatgttGGTACCTGAGCTATTAGGGTGAGAGTTCCATAGTCGCAATGGGCGCCGCAACGAGCCAGTCCTGGCGCCGGTGCACCAAGGGGTGGGTAGTAAAGTAGACGAAGCATGGATTCGTTGCCAGATTCCAGCATTCGCGAATGCTTCGAGAGCAGGAAGTCAGGTGATTGCTCTAGGCCCACGGCCAGAGCCTACAAAGGCATACATCACATACATTGGCccttatttttactttatagtACCTAATGGCGGCTGTAAAGTAACCGAAGAAACCAATCGCGTTAGTTCATTTGCCAGACAGATTGGTTTACAGGGTTACTTACAGTTAGGGTGGCCTGCCTGATTAAAACAATGCTTCTAAAGTTTTGAGGAAGAGGAGTGcagttgtaaaaattgttacacttAAATAGTGCCTTGAACTATTAAAACGAGGCTTGCGCACCTTATAAACTGATAGAAACTTATTGCCAAATACGATCGAGTCGCTGAACTCATTCCTCTCAAGAATTTTACTGTGGTTACATTACAGTAAAGTGTAATTACAGAGTTTATCATGATGTTCGACTATCTAGattctgataattaatttaggtCTGTACAATAACTAACGAGAAGATTCATAGATAATATCGTAAACGTAATATCACAAACacagtaatatttttgtgagAAAGGTCCGCCGCCAACTCGGGTGTTGAAGCGTAGAGAGTCAAGGTACCGTATAAAAATCATCCAATCTACACGATCTCGTATTTTCAGTAGCAGCTGTATGCatctaataaatttcgtacATTCGAGACATTGATTGAAACTGGTTTCTGAACTCTTTTTGATCGAAGGGATCCAATAGCTCGacacaaaattatttgattaattaattaaaatatttatgcaggACGAGGCAGTTCAAAAGACAGAAGAATAATAAACTGTAAGTTTACTGTCAACTCTCGATTGTATCTTTCTTTCAAGCGTTATAAGGTATTCGGCGAATGATCGATTTCCCGCCatacgaataattattaaaagtcaAAGTTATTACAGTCAAGAGCATGGCGGAAAGTTGTTTGAAATCTCGTGTGAGATCGTCGACGGCTAGTTTGAAGCTGGGCACTTCTGCATCGGGTAAAGGTCCTCCACTTCCGGTAACGTTGAAAGCATGTCGGGCTTCTTTCTCGTCAGTGTAtctgaaaacaattaaataatcgttaatATGGATCATATTTCAAGAGCTCATCGaattgaacattttcatttatcaatGTATCTTTACACGGTGAAGCGACTTGGTCAAACATCTTCGAAACAACTTGGAATTAATCAGATTTTTCTAGATGATGCATCGAGGATATACGAAGGTcaactgaattttttttattcattctctCCATAAAGATACTAAGGGATTTAATCGCGAATAATCATTGGTTTTAATGCATAGTGTTTGGTTCTCATCCATCTCAAGTTGATGATATAACCCCTCTAAAACCCtctaaaacaatttcgtttgaaatttaCTCGAAcacataaaattaagaaacccTGCATCATTCTAATCAacgtttctaaataataactaaacaaTAAGATATATTTGATGACTATTATTCCATCAACGACTTTcaaaggaaattatataaaatcggtAGCAATCAGTGAATTATACGATGATTAAAATTACGTGGATGGTCCAGGTTTGATGTAACCGTGATTGCAGGGCGAGTTTCGTTCGTATTTGGCACGCGTCTCCTCTGGTATTTCGCAGAACGCGTCGAGGGCTCTGTAAGCAGCCTTCAGCTGTAAACAAAGAAATCTCTATTGTACAATAGCATTGTTAACAACAATGCTTGTtactctaataattatattggtCGGTGAATCTAGAAATAGTTGTTACGGATATTTCCTTTGAAGACTAGACAAACGTGAATCGATGTCGCACAAGACactattagaagaatttaacaatttgataatattacttataacccattaaaattaatcgaaacagTAATAAATGTTTCCGCAGTTACTGCATTTGCAATCGATGTGTACAAAAGTTTAAACAGCTCCGCCATGATAGATCGATGTGTAACAAGTTGATgccttaaaaattaaaaactttttgtaaataagtggttaacaaaattctataCGCTGgagaaaaaatgtttgaacTCTGAAAAATCTTGAGTACTTTCACATCTGACTCTTATCTTTCCGAGATACTTTccaacattatttatttattttcgagtATGAGATACATAGGTACCAGGCTTGCGGGAAAGTTTTCACTTGTACCACCGATTTTGAGGAATATTTATAGCTTCTGTCGTAACATTTCCTCCTCGTCGTACTCATTCTACTAAGAAGACAAGGAAGTTTGCATTTGGTTTTGCTTTACGAAtagaatattcataattttctgattattgGAATGAATATTCGAATTAAGTAAACACAGATCACTTGAACGCGTAGTCTGTACAAAAAAAACATTAACTAATTAAACTATCCATTCGGTATTAGTAATATGTCACCTCGTCCAGGCAACGATCCTCAGGGTCGCCGCTAAGTAGTGATGTTTCGGGTTTATCATTGTGCAAGTTCATATGAATCTTGTTATCAGTTGTATGGAGAAATGACGCTTGATAAAAAAATGACTCGAATCGACGCGACATTGCCATCACAGAATGATGGAATTTGGACAGGGTACGATCGTCGCAATAATTGTCGATGCTGATGAAACAGCAGCCGATTCTGCATGGATGTTGGCTTTGATCTGTTACAGATTCTGCATTCTCATtcaatttcacaattatttacaaacaCCAAGGATTTGGCTTACGATGAGAATTTCACAAACATTTCGTAATGTGTGCTCATATTTTATGAGATCCTTTTTAATCTCAAACTTTACAACATTAAgaaatacaaaacaattgaaattgacaAAGTCTATGAATTATTGCACAGAGTTTCCATTGAATTTACAAACTTAAAATGAGTTGTTGTTTCACTGATTTTGGTAAAACCTTTCCTAAAGTATATGGATTTTCGGCAATACCCATTGTTAAACTGCGGAtccttatgcaaaataaaagtcatCTTCATCGATTTTTTTCGTGTAATATGAAGTTAGAGATTTAGCCTTGTCATAGATTTTTGCAAGACAGTGAGATATTTACGTcaaataaagtgaaatttttcgttaattattaccTTTCGAACTAATGGTGATCAAAGAAtagagtattttatttaagaaaacaaaGTTGATCTTCAAATCTCCGAAATGCTCCCAGAAAATAACTAAATACATTACGTAAGGTACCCGTAAAAACCATGCAAtttttgtatacaaaattttttcatGCAACGCATACTTTAGAAGTTATAGAGGATCGAGAGTCGCAcacatgtgtgtgtgtgtgtgtgtgtatgagCGTGTATAAAACAAGGAACAAATTTAGGAAAAAATGCAG is a window encoding:
- the Mif2 gene encoding mitochondrial translation initiation factor 2; amino-acid sequence: MPVSMTRSYSRFISVRQLIKLWQESYVAHKCYHSTPNYYKQRRTKEQMKLIQTYKDGTVDENVHQPLLKKTVPIVEVWKNMTVRELANSSKRDIEQIMNVLNMMNVGTYNNPDSVLVNFSLICDVVKKIGCKTKNVPPPNIQVVEEIKYKDIVKSPPADESVLVKRHPVVTIMGHVDHGKTTLLDSLRNTSVVDREFGGITQHIGAFDVTLKSGERVTFLDTPGHAAFTAMRYRGAHATDIVVLVVAADDGVKEQTLQSIEMAKEANVPIIVAINKIDKPNADIKRTQQMLQEHDIVVEDLGGDVQCINISALKRINLHLLAEAIVLQAELMDLKGDPAGLVEGITIECTNHAGRGKLVTALITRGTLKKGSLLVSGLAWAKVRGMFNELGRPVVEAKLSEAVQIIGWRELPPVGAEILEARDEKLLNSALRYRESVYNKTVAMQHQEAANKKYEEHLLEYKRLLHEKLELAKLRPKYRTMRTCKPLVSKETEQLEFNFIIKGDVAGSVEAILNIFDTYAEDNLCKLNIVHYGVGSVTESDIEFAETFNAIIYRFNVGVSRTIEEQAGKMGIQIRNYNVIYKLVDNVKEEINNKLPAIDVEKKLGEANVLQQFQINDKRKKVNVAGCRCTKGVLEKSAMFHVIRNDEIIYTGKMVSMRHLKDEVSKIESNVECGVRLEDPTIIFQPGDTLVCFVLQKMPQTLSWDPGF
- the LOC144472158 gene encoding uncharacterized protein LOC144472158, translating into MSCCTSAPIVTQTCETLLSKCEIPIIDLAHMGTERCPQKGVVKQVATKLVRALSEKGLALLVNHGIPECKLKAAYRALDAFCEIPEETRAKYERNSPCNHGYIKPGPSTYTDEKEARHAFNVTGSGGPLPDAEVPSFKLAVDDLTRDFKQLSAMLLTALAVGLEQSPDFLLSKHSRMLESGNESMLRLLYYPPLGAPAPGLARCGAHCDYGTLTLIAQDCEGGLEIQTPHGERWARVGHLPGAILVNTGDILANWTNNQLPALRHRVVVPEHCGRGRHSIAFFVHPDDNTLVEPLDTKIAIPNQETAPCRLQKKKRGVMTAYHHLQRRLRETYAS